A window of Ananas comosus cultivar F153 linkage group 4, ASM154086v1, whole genome shotgun sequence contains these coding sequences:
- the LOC109708977 gene encoding uncharacterized protein LOC109708977 isoform X1, whose amino-acid sequence MEGLNVLFSIRCQNKDVRINTRMEEVSSQQTSKAKNKRIKHQWTKHEDEKLIECLLALSNSGQWRADNGTFRNGYLQQLERYHEKIPDCELKGVPHIESRFKLWKRQYNAIFEMLGPSASGFGWSDKNKCVECDKNVYDNWVKSHPNAVGLRGKSFPYFEELSIVFGKDRATGIAAESPADAVANIEGEETNQRASAQNPDEEMAIADESSGLGPTNSSAGQSRKTRKRRSSVTDDSINESFNATLRSIESMFGNASESISKLISKLAGCFQFMATDAIRKEKLFEELLKVEGLVDKDRMIAYDILISDTTKLTGFYGIPAEFRKDYIEYVLTARK is encoded by the exons ATGGAGGGGTTAAATGTACTCTTTAGTATTAGATGTCAGAATAAAGATGTTAGAATAAATACAAG gaTGGAGGAAGTGTCATCACAACAAACATCaaaagcaaaaaacaaaagaattaagCACCAATGGACTAAGCACGAGGACGAAAAACTGATTGAGTGCTTACTAGCTCTTAGTAATTCGGGACAATGGAGGGCTGACAATGGAACATTTAGAAATGGTTATCTACAACAATTGGAAAGATATCATGAGAAGATTCCAGATTGTGAGCTTAAAGGAGTACCTCATATTGAATCTCGATTTAAGTTATGGAAGAGACAATACAATGCAATTTTTGAGATGCTTGGACCGAGCGCAAGTGGTTTTGGCTGGAGCGATAAGAACAAATGTGTTGAATGTGACAAGAATGTTTATGATAACTGGGTTAAG AGTCATCCAAATGCCGTTGGGTTGAGAGGCAAGTCTTTTCCCTATTTTGAGGAGTTATCGATAGTGTTTGGAAAGGATCGAGCAACCGGTATTGCAGCAGAATCTCCTGCAGATGCTGTCGCAAATATTGAAGGCGAAGAAACCAATCAAAGAGCATCTGCTCAAAATCCTGATGAGGAGATGGCAATTGCAGATGAAAGCAGCGGTTTAGGGCCAACCAATTCGAGTGCTGGTCAGTcaagaaaaacaagaaaaagaagatcctCAGTTACAGATGACTCGATCAATGAATCTTTTAATGCAACGTTACGTTCCATTGAGAGCATGTTTGGAAATGCTAGCGAAAGTATCTCTAAATTAATCTCTAAATTAGCTGGTTGTTTTCAATTTATGGCAACTGATGCAATTCGAAAGGAAAAGTTGTTTGAAGAGCTTTTGAAGGTTGAGGGACTCGTCGATAAGGATCGTATGATTGCTTACGATATCTTAATATCTGATACAACCAAACTAACTGGATTTTACGGAATTCCTGCAGAGTTTAGAAAGGACTATATTGAGTATGTTCTAACTGCACGTAAATga
- the LOC109708977 gene encoding uncharacterized protein LOC109708977 isoform X2, whose product MEEVSSQQTSKAKNKRIKHQWTKHEDEKLIECLLALSNSGQWRADNGTFRNGYLQQLERYHEKIPDCELKGVPHIESRFKLWKRQYNAIFEMLGPSASGFGWSDKNKCVECDKNVYDNWVKSHPNAVGLRGKSFPYFEELSIVFGKDRATGIAAESPADAVANIEGEETNQRASAQNPDEEMAIADESSGLGPTNSSAGQSRKTRKRRSSVTDDSINESFNATLRSIESMFGNASESISKLISKLAGCFQFMATDAIRKEKLFEELLKVEGLVDKDRMIAYDILISDTTKLTGFYGIPAEFRKDYIEYVLTARK is encoded by the exons aTGGAGGAAGTGTCATCACAACAAACATCaaaagcaaaaaacaaaagaattaagCACCAATGGACTAAGCACGAGGACGAAAAACTGATTGAGTGCTTACTAGCTCTTAGTAATTCGGGACAATGGAGGGCTGACAATGGAACATTTAGAAATGGTTATCTACAACAATTGGAAAGATATCATGAGAAGATTCCAGATTGTGAGCTTAAAGGAGTACCTCATATTGAATCTCGATTTAAGTTATGGAAGAGACAATACAATGCAATTTTTGAGATGCTTGGACCGAGCGCAAGTGGTTTTGGCTGGAGCGATAAGAACAAATGTGTTGAATGTGACAAGAATGTTTATGATAACTGGGTTAAG AGTCATCCAAATGCCGTTGGGTTGAGAGGCAAGTCTTTTCCCTATTTTGAGGAGTTATCGATAGTGTTTGGAAAGGATCGAGCAACCGGTATTGCAGCAGAATCTCCTGCAGATGCTGTCGCAAATATTGAAGGCGAAGAAACCAATCAAAGAGCATCTGCTCAAAATCCTGATGAGGAGATGGCAATTGCAGATGAAAGCAGCGGTTTAGGGCCAACCAATTCGAGTGCTGGTCAGTcaagaaaaacaagaaaaagaagatcctCAGTTACAGATGACTCGATCAATGAATCTTTTAATGCAACGTTACGTTCCATTGAGAGCATGTTTGGAAATGCTAGCGAAAGTATCTCTAAATTAATCTCTAAATTAGCTGGTTGTTTTCAATTTATGGCAACTGATGCAATTCGAAAGGAAAAGTTGTTTGAAGAGCTTTTGAAGGTTGAGGGACTCGTCGATAAGGATCGTATGATTGCTTACGATATCTTAATATCTGATACAACCAAACTAACTGGATTTTACGGAATTCCTGCAGAGTTTAGAAAGGACTATATTGAGTATGTTCTAACTGCACGTAAATga